From a single Raphanus sativus cultivar WK10039 chromosome 3, ASM80110v3, whole genome shotgun sequence genomic region:
- the LOC108845956 gene encoding valine--tRNA ligase, mitochondrial 1 isoform X1 — protein MTYPLIVPAKPSALLINQNGEKGVSSSKAVSGEYMSKKLKGNAVVSSDQVLFFRDVGPQEGESSFRLLLFDEQVYSKASKKLKALEKAKLGAELKAKQSKDVSKKSTKKSSQRDAHEENPEDFVDPETPVCERKQLSLQMAKQYSPAAVERAWYAWWEKAGFFTADAKSSKPAFVIVLPPPNVTGLLHIGHALTTAIQLLMQDLIIRWKRMSGFKALWVPGRAGPEIFGALFKIKIKTLIFYLIIKELFLCFF, from the exons ATGACTTATCCACTGATCGTACCAGCCAAACCCTCTGCTCTACTAATCAATCAAAACGGGGAAAAAggtgtctcctcctccaaagctGTCTCCGGCGAGTATATGTCGAAGAAACTAAAGGGCAACGCCGTTGTCTCCTCCGATCAAGTGTTGTTCTTCAGAGATGTCGGACCACAAGAAGGGGAGTCATCGTTTCGTCTCCTCCTCTTCGACGAACAGGTTTACTCCAAGGCTTCGAAAAAGCTCAAAGCTTTAGAGAAAGCGAAGCTTGGGGCAGAACTTAAG GCAAAACAGAGCAAAGATGTTTCTAAGAAGAGCACGAAGAAGAGTTCACAAAGGGATGCGCATGAAGAGAATCCTGAGGATTTTGTGGACCCTGAGACTCCTGTTTGTGAGAGGAAACAACTCTCTTTACAGATGGCTAAGCAATACAGTCCTGCTGCCGTAGAGAGAGC GTGGTACGCTTGGTGGGAGAAAGCTGGTTTCTTTACGGCGGATGCTAAGAGTTCCAAGCCAGCGTTTGTTATT GTTCTTCCTCCTCCAAATGTGACTGGACTCTTGCATATTGGCCATGCCTTAACAACTGCAATCCAG TTACTGATGCAGGATTTGATTATTCGTTGGAAGAGAATGTCTGGGTTTAAAGCACTGTGGGTGCCAGGCAGAGCCGGACCTGAAATTTTCGGGGCcctattcaaaattaaaattaaaactttgattttttaCCTTATAATCAAAGAactgtttctctgttttttctgA
- the LOC108845956 gene encoding valine--tRNA ligase, mitochondrial 1 isoform X2: MTYPLIVPAKPSALLINQNGEKGVSSSKAVSGEYMSKKLKGNAVVSSDQVLFFRDVGPQEGESSFRLLLFDEQVYSKASKKLKALEKAKLGAELKAKQSKDVSKKSTKKSSQRDAHEENPEDFVDPETPVCERKQLSLQMAKQYSPAAVERAWYAWWEKAGFFTADAKSSKPAFVIVLPPPNVTGLLHIGHALTTAIQDLIIRWKRMSGFKALWVPGRAGPEIFGALFKIKIKTLIFYLIIKELFLCFF; the protein is encoded by the exons ATGACTTATCCACTGATCGTACCAGCCAAACCCTCTGCTCTACTAATCAATCAAAACGGGGAAAAAggtgtctcctcctccaaagctGTCTCCGGCGAGTATATGTCGAAGAAACTAAAGGGCAACGCCGTTGTCTCCTCCGATCAAGTGTTGTTCTTCAGAGATGTCGGACCACAAGAAGGGGAGTCATCGTTTCGTCTCCTCCTCTTCGACGAACAGGTTTACTCCAAGGCTTCGAAAAAGCTCAAAGCTTTAGAGAAAGCGAAGCTTGGGGCAGAACTTAAG GCAAAACAGAGCAAAGATGTTTCTAAGAAGAGCACGAAGAAGAGTTCACAAAGGGATGCGCATGAAGAGAATCCTGAGGATTTTGTGGACCCTGAGACTCCTGTTTGTGAGAGGAAACAACTCTCTTTACAGATGGCTAAGCAATACAGTCCTGCTGCCGTAGAGAGAGC GTGGTACGCTTGGTGGGAGAAAGCTGGTTTCTTTACGGCGGATGCTAAGAGTTCCAAGCCAGCGTTTGTTATT GTTCTTCCTCCTCCAAATGTGACTGGACTCTTGCATATTGGCCATGCCTTAACAACTGCAATCCAG GATTTGATTATTCGTTGGAAGAGAATGTCTGGGTTTAAAGCACTGTGGGTGCCAGGCAGAGCCGGACCTGAAATTTTCGGGGCcctattcaaaattaaaattaaaactttgattttttaCCTTATAATCAAAGAactgtttctctgttttttctgA